A part of Candidatus Delongbacteria bacterium genomic DNA contains:
- the queC gene encoding 7-cyano-7-deazaguanine synthase QueC yields the protein MPSDPAAVVLLSGGLDSTTCLAIARKQGYRCHALSFDYGQRHRLELDCASRVARAMGAERHLVSRIDLAAFGGSALTSGIDVPKSESAEAVDQHQGVPITYVPARNTIFLSFALAWCEVLGASHIFIGVNALDFSGYPDCRPEYIQAWERLARLATRAGVEGQELVIHTPLMQWDKSRIISEGLALGVDYALTTTCYDPDAAGLACGHCDACLLRLRGFRRLGVTDPAGYQPGARP from the coding sequence ATGCCCTCCGATCCTGCCGCGGTGGTCCTGTTGAGTGGAGGTCTGGACTCCACCACCTGTCTTGCCATCGCCCGCAAGCAGGGCTACCGTTGTCATGCCTTGAGTTTTGACTACGGGCAGCGTCATCGTCTGGAGCTGGACTGCGCGAGCCGTGTGGCCCGGGCCATGGGCGCCGAGCGGCATCTGGTGAGTCGCATCGATCTGGCCGCTTTCGGCGGGTCGGCCCTCACCAGCGGCATCGATGTTCCCAAGAGCGAGTCCGCGGAGGCAGTGGACCAGCACCAGGGCGTGCCCATTACCTACGTGCCGGCCCGCAACACGATCTTTCTGAGTTTCGCATTGGCCTGGTGCGAGGTGCTGGGCGCGTCCCACATCTTCATCGGTGTGAATGCACTGGATTTCAGCGGTTACCCCGACTGCCGACCCGAGTACATCCAGGCCTGGGAGCGCCTGGCGCGCTTGGCCACCCGTGCGGGTGTCGAAGGCCAGGAACTTGTGATCCACACCCCGCTGATGCAATGGGACAAGAGCCGCATCATTTCCGAAGGACTGGCCCTGGGCGTGGATTATGCCCTGACCACCACCTGTTACGACCCGGATGCCGCGGGTCTGGCCTGTGGTCATTGTGATGCCTGCCTGCTGCGCCTGCGCGGGTTCCGCCGGCTGGGCGTGACCGATCCGGCAGGATACCAGCCGGGGGCACGTCCCTGA
- the queE gene encoding 7-carboxy-7-deazaguanine synthase yields MAYLVKEMYYTIQGEGRQSGTPAVFCRMAGCNLWNGHESGRASAVCTFCDTDFLGTDGPGGARFDSADELAAAALALQPEPEGTSRLIVLTGGEPLLQVDDALLQALHAAGFRVAVETNGSLPAPPGLDWICVSPKAGAPFVQRSGQELKLVFPQPALMPDALPHTQFEHYLLQPMDGPERERNTELAVAWCLAHPRWALSLQTHKLLGLP; encoded by the coding sequence ATGGCCTACCTCGTCAAGGAAATGTATTACACCATCCAGGGTGAAGGGCGCCAGTCCGGCACACCCGCGGTCTTCTGCCGGATGGCGGGTTGCAATCTCTGGAACGGTCACGAGTCCGGCAGGGCCAGCGCGGTCTGCACTTTCTGTGATACCGATTTTCTGGGGACCGACGGACCGGGCGGAGCCCGCTTCGACTCGGCGGATGAGCTGGCCGCTGCTGCCCTCGCGCTGCAACCGGAACCCGAGGGGACCAGTCGCCTGATCGTGCTCACCGGGGGCGAGCCCCTGCTGCAGGTCGATGACGCGCTTCTGCAGGCCCTGCACGCTGCCGGATTCAGGGTGGCCGTGGAGACCAACGGCAGCCTGCCCGCACCGCCGGGTCTCGACTGGATCTGCGTCAGTCCCAAGGCGGGCGCCCCCTTCGTGCAACGCAGCGGCCAGGAACTGAAACTGGTGTTTCCCCAGCCCGCGCTGATGCCCGACGCACTGCCCCACACACAGTTCGAGCATTACCTGCTGCAACCGATGGATGGTCCCGAGCGCGAGCGCAACACCGAACTGGCCGTAGCCTGGTGTCTGGCTCACCCCCGTTGGGCGTTGAGCCTGCAGACGCACAAGCTGCTTGGGCTGCCCTGA
- the queD gene encoding 6-carboxytetrahydropterin synthase QueD: MDIFKTFHLEAAHRLPRVPEGHKCARLHGHSFRVDVFVSGEPGEDSGWIVDFAEIKAAFQPIHDQLDHHYLNEVEGLENPTSEQLCIWIWQRLKPRLPGLSRLVIHETCTSGCSYHGQ; the protein is encoded by the coding sequence ATGGACATCTTCAAGACCTTCCATCTGGAAGCCGCCCACCGTCTGCCCCGTGTACCCGAGGGGCACAAGTGCGCCCGTCTGCACGGCCACAGTTTCCGGGTGGATGTCTTCGTATCCGGAGAGCCCGGCGAGGACAGCGGCTGGATCGTCGACTTCGCCGAGATCAAGGCGGCCTTCCAGCCGATCCACGACCAACTGGATCACCACTACCTCAACGAGGTCGAGGGCCTCGAGAATCCCACCAGCGAACAGCTCTGCATCTGGATCTGGCAGCGACTGAAACCCCGGCTTCCGGGGCTCTCGCGGCTCGTGATCCACGAAACCTGCACATCAGGCTGCAGCTACCACGGACAGTGA